The genome window ttaaaatattgataattcaaattgaaatgcattaggaaaaagttaaattatgcTTTTAGTCCATTTAcctcaaattagtcattttagtctttgtacttttagaatttttaaattttatttatggcCAAATAGTAGCTATTAAATCAACTAAGataagttttgtttttaaaatttgatacgacaaatatattatcacaAATATAATGTCATGtcagtttattatttttatttattattaaaaaatagttaataaatttaacgaTTATGATTTGTATTAAGATTGAAAtatcgaaatttaaaaaaaaatagtgactTAGAACAATCCAAATAGAAAATATGGACTAAATATACAACTTTAcgcataatataatattactaGTAGAATTCAATCAAACAAAGTTAATTGCTACCATTCAGTTAGGACTAAATATTTAAACTGTCATGTAGGACTGCCGTTAGAAGATAACGGaatttaacggtagagtgaccactttgtaataaaaatttctatttttaacaaaaatttctaATCAATTTAACGGAATTTCTATTTTCTATCATCTgagttaaacaaaaatttctatttttgtagtttaacaaaaaattaaagaatggATTCTTGGATTATGTTTAGTCGTATTTTTCTCTGGATAATTAGGGTTTAACAAGATTAGGATTCAGGATTTGTTCTTCCTCTTCGTTTCCCTTCATCGCTGCTCTTTTCCTACTTAATAATTGCATTATCTTTATGCAGTTgcaataaaattgtaaaaattgttctgtttttttttggggacttttctttcaattcattttaagAGATTCTAACCTACCTGCTAAAGTTTGGGCCTTTTGCTTTTCCCCCTTTCGTTTTAGTTGTCATTCTCATTCCCCGTTCGCATTCATTTtcttaactttctttcttcacCTCATCtaattttatggttttctaATCAATTGATTCGCTTCCTTGAGAAAAAAGGATTGCTCAACTGTTAATTCACAACTGTTTTGTCCTTTTTTTCATGTTCACACGCACACaaagttaaatataatatgGATGTGTAGGAGGAGTTGATTAGATTCAAGATTTGAAATGGAGAGggtgaaaatttcaaattagggTTTGTAGATGCTTGTTTTTGGTTACTAATTGTTCTATCAACAAATGGAAGAAAACAAGGAAGGATCCACAAAATTGAAAGCCCAGGATGAGACTAGGAACCGACCCTCCATTTTTGTCATTGGATGTCCCAACGTCGGCAAGCGCACCCTGATCTCCCGTAACTCTCATttcctcttccaattcaattcttctttaattttcttattattgtttttttactgaaaaaaaaagagaatctACTTGTTGGGAAAACAGAGTCATGGTTGCTATGCTTTTATCAGAAATTCTGGtatatttgatcaattttattattaaaaaaaaaacctatgcAGGGCTTGCTTCTGTGGAGTTCGAAGAAGAAGATAGCTCCCAAGTGGTAGTCCATGGGTCTGAATGCCTTTTTTCTACTCACTTTTAACTTGTTTGTTtgtattagttaaaataaaaccaaactctgTTGGCTGATAATTCTACCATCAACAGCTGGACTATCAATACGAAATACTACACTGCTGATGTTTCTCTGTGTATGGCTCATCTTCAAGATGGATTTTCAGCTCAAACCCTCCCTATATTTAACCATTCAACCGCCTTGGTCATGGTTTTTGATATGTCTCATGTAATCATCTTACTTTTCCCACTTCTTGTTCTGTTCCTTCTATTTCTGTTGCAATAACTCGAGTAgtatttctatatatatttgttcTATGCCCTCACCTTCCTTTTCgactttttttctctctctcttgcaGCTGTCAACTTTTTCTGCTCTTCAGGATTGGATATCTTACACTGATATCCAAAACTTGGAGATTTTAATCTGCATCGGAAACAAAGTTGATCGAGTTCCAGGTCATCCTGTCCATGCTGAATACGCAAAACGCATACACAAACTTGATGATTCCTCTACTCATCCTTCATCTGACTTCACTCGATATGGAATTTCTGAAGCTGAAAGAAGCAGTCTATTGGAAAATGAAGACCCATCTTCCGACATTCGCAGGAAATGCTTGGAGTGGTGTATTGACCACAACATTGAGTTCATCGAAGCTTGTGCTTTGAATGCTGATTTTGACAAATGTAAGCCCATGTTTAGTTTCTGCATCATCATATCCACTTCACTTTGTTGCTACACTGTCTATACACTGAATTACTGGTATGGAATAACATGCTTTGATGCGAAATTTCCAATATACAATcatgataaattgtattaatcaTCACATCCTGCTCAGCAAAATGTATTTTGcctaaaacaagtaaaaaagaTGTGCACATGTATAATTGTGAGAAGTTTTACTTGATGTTCCCACATGACCTAgcaaatttttacttttctcaTGGAATGGGTATTAAGGTGACAATCAAAACACACAATAATGAACCTTAAATGATGGTCATGTGTAGGTTAGATATTCGTATGCTTATTATTGCTAATGTGAACAAAGAAACTGGTCCTGGCAGGTTTGTCAGTTGATGGAGATTTACAAGGAGTTGAACGTCTTTATGGTGCTATTTCTGCTCATATGTGGCCTGGAATGGTTCTGAAATCTGGTGATATGATAACTGAACCTTCGCTACCTGAGAAAGAAGGTTATGTGTGATATCTTGGTTGTTCTAATAAAAGTTCGTCCTGATTAATTACTTGCTAAAGATTATTGTTGTCCCTGTCCAGATTCATCAGAGGAAGAGCCTGATTATCAGTTTGAATATGAAGTGTTATCTGCGGGTTCAGCTGAACCAGGGAATGGCATTGTTGAAGAATGGATTTCTGCAAGTCCGGCTAACACATTCCTGGATATAGGGAAATCAGTTGATGCGGGAAATTCTGATTCAGATTGTGTTCAAGGAAACATAACCAGATGTGAAAAGGAAGAGTCACATACCTTTCCGACAGGTTCTGCTTTAGGGGAGAAAATTGACAGAATGGAACCCAATGCTGAAGAACCAGGTCGAGCTTCAGCTTCAGAAGTAGATGATGGCCCCCATTATGAATTTGAGGATTTGGAACAGTTGATGTCGGAGATTGGGAACATTCGCAGCAACTTGAGGTTAATGCCTGACTTTCAAAGGAGGGAGATGGCTGCCAAGCTGGCTATTAAAATGGCTGCCATGTTTGGAGGTGACAGTGATGATGAAGAGGAGATATGAGTTACTACTGGGACATAAGAACTTTTATATTGTTCAGAATTTTGGAAGTTATTGACATGTAGCTGAAATACAAAGTTAACTAAAAAAGGAGCCTTCATTGAAAATGTATGCTTAATTGTAGGTAAATAGAGATTTTTAGTGCAGAGAATGAAGATCTGAGTTTTGGCAATTTGACTAGTTTAATCGGGGCAAGGCAGGGCATGATGTTGGGAATTCTTTTGAAGTTGAGGCATGACGGATACAGTAGGTGGGATAGGGTGGTTGTGTTGCGGCGTGATATCCGAAAATTGACTGCCTCTTTCTATTTGCCTAGTTGATGACAAttacttttgaaatttgttGATGAGATAATTTCAAAGATGATCACTGCATTGTCCTAgtaatgtatttatgaataaatgtatgaatgtaAATCATTAGTTTAATCAATACTTTTTTCCTACTGTGTAACCCTATTCCTTGTTAAGCCTTGAAATCCCCTCTTTCAGGCCAGCCGGCTGTGAACCTTAAACCCTTGGCTCCTCCCTTGAGAGAGGTTCTTTCAGTTGACGAGGGCTCGTGTTTTCTCGATCTCACTATAACTCAAATAGAAGTTTAAGGATTACGGTTCAAATTTACTGGTATAGGAATGTATAATATAGGGCTTTTCTCCGAGACAAGTGTGTCTGTTTCTGTTTCTAGCCACTGTAAAATAAAGGTCAAATTACAATTTGGATCCCTCTACTATGCTcagatttaaggtttaaaatttatattttaatttgacctaATTTACAATGACTAGTTAACACAATTATCCTAACTAAAATgaagtgattttttttcttaaaccaCATTTCTAACAAAAtctttttcaatattataaattgaaatggatATTTCTAAGAAAAATTAGACATCaacattttaaccaaataattaaaGAGTATAACTATTTTGACTAACCAACCATGTGTcaggtaaaataataaaagcacaTTACACTTCTAAAAAGAACACAACTTCGAACATTAAAAATGAGGAGAAACAACCATAAACCTCGCAAAGGAAAGGATTGCTCTTCACGGACTGTAAAACAAACATTAAAGAGACATTGATCATcataccaaaaaaaatatatatttagtcTAACTAATGATACTGTAAAACTACTGAACCCAAAatatctttaattaaaattcatagaGAAAGGAATCAAAAGGTAACCCCCCATAATAGTTTTACATATCGAAACAAAGCCCTAAAGAATCCAGTCTCCAGCAAATGGCAAGCAGCAAAAGGCAAGGGCAACGACTTGGCTTCTCTTTCCAGTGAGGTGTTGCAGATTCTTCTTCAGAATATATGCACAATGTCGTAGGCAAATCTGTTGAAGTTAAAGAAAGTACCAATAGGCAAAAACGATGTAGAAACAGATAAATCAGAGAAGCAGCAAAAACGACTTGGCTGCATTTTagcaatttaaacaaaaaagggACACGGACATtcatctcaaaaacataaaacaggCAGATAATACGATTTAACTAGGGTTCGACAGCAAGTGCTATTGTGTGTCCGTGTAGCACTGCTAGAAAGAAAGGATACGTCCAAAATAGCACGAATGACTGCAAAAATATAATAGAACATCATTAGCTTTAGATGAAAATTTTGGCTAGACTGTTCACAAAAGAACAAGGAATATGTACGTGCAACTCATAAACATAAAGAAGCTTACCATAAGACCGCCCATGAAACCATCGAGTATAATCCGGTTCCAgctatcaaaatataaatggACTGAGAACTTTGCCTTTGCTATGAGTCCAATTGAAGTAATTGCCAtgacaagaaaataaaagataaaccCCATAAAGCCTGTGAACCCTAAAATTCCAGCAATAACTCCTCCGATGATAGACATAAACGTTCGGCTGCAAATTAAGACAAAGCTTAGATACTGGCATTCGACACACGATTTCACATTTCTGTAACCATGAAAAACAAACCTGTAATATATAACTTTCATGTTATTTTGCATATTCTCCGTGCTAAAGGTCGGTACGTCATTCATGGCTTCACTTGATTTCTTTTCAGACGAACTTGAATCACTATGTCCAGCCATAATGTATTCTTGCTCTGGTCTACAACTTTCTGGAAACAAAAACATAGATAAAACAATTAACCATGAATTCGATATAAACCACCAATAATCTTGATTCCATAatgttaaataaacaaataaaaaaagcagAGCCCATATATTGCAAGGCAAGGGcgaaaccaaaattttatgttagttaaaaaaattggtttaactATGCCACAAACCCTCGTACTATAGTTAAGTTTGAGCTTTAATCTCTATGCTTAAAACGTTAAAATTAAATCCTCCTacttgtttgattttaaaatgttagtcCAATCATTGACAGCATTattaatttcctttaaaaattgcTGATACGGCGCATTGATTAACAGAAAAACATATGTCATGATATATGTTGGTATGATGTAGTATACATTAATCCACATGCCACATTTGCAATTTGTTATGCAAATTAGTAATGTTGTTAATGATTCGACtaacattttagcattttaagtATAGGTTCTAGATTTCAAACATAACTAGAGAACAGGAACTTGTGTCATATTTAGaccaaaaattgaaggatcaaGGAGATCCAATAAGCCAAAGAGGGCTAATGCCCTTTCCATTCGCCCCTTGGATCCGCCTATGTTGCAAGGTGAATTACCTAATGAAGCAGATGATAATTACTCGGAACAAAGCATAGGAACATGAAATCCAAGAATTCACAATGGAACATTAACAAGGTTTTTCAAATAAACTCGAAGAAGCAATCGAAAAGCCCTAACTGTGATAAACTAAAACGACCGATTAAGCATTGCCCACTGCACAAAACAGATATATAAAGCATTGATCTGAATCCTATTGACTATGATAGATAATCTCAATAACTGAGATTTGCTCAAGAAATAACCGTGGAAACGAAAAAAACCCGCTAAACTTCACTATTCCAATGACCCCAAAAAAATGGAAGCCGGCAGCTTTTAGAGATTTGATTCCgaaaaaagaacatatattatctaataattccactatttcaactaattaaaacgaaagaaaataagaaaatttaacaTACTTTTTTCACATCCAAGATAATTTAAACGTAAGGATGGTATTAGATCTAAGCTTGGAGAAATCATTCAAAAACTAACAAGGAAATacaatttagataaattaaaagtGGATTTTGATTATTAAAGCACTGTATtacaaacataaacaaaaaaaattaagaaaaaatcgAAAACAAAGACTTACCCAGAGGATCGAAGAATATGAGACGGAAGACCTCTTTTTTCTGTTCTGCTACTGGGAATTCACTTCGAGATAGCAGACAACGTTTGTTTTgcagtttaatattttaacctcAATAACTTCTAGTAAATTCCTCGATTTCCCCtcaacttttttataattacaaaaacGTCCCCGTatatttatctttctttctctAGTATATTCTAgtattattcaaatatttgacTCTCTTCAATCCCGTCTTAATTCATTTGTGAAATcattaagtttcttttttttttttggataaaataacatttagttCCTGAATTTAACAAGATTTTCCAATTTGACCACTAACGtttgcatgttttgtcaaaatggccCTAATTGTGTTTTTAAGCCTTTTTTGGCCATCaaactttgttattttttcaatCTACTTTTTCTAACAGATTTAATGAAAGTACCGTTAAAAAAGTTAATAGAGATAATGTGAAATTTCATATGTACAATATTTTGAATGAGACGTGATTTTTACTAAGGTAACctaataagataattacatgagaaaaataataaaataaataatacattaaattataaaacaactCTTAgtttaaagtaaataaacataattatctaaaaaattaactcaatagaaaaatttatcaagaaacaaacatatgaaaggttgaaacttttgaaataaaaaattgaaaccttgaatttattcattaaatcattagaaaagcatattgaaaaaagaataaagattgATAGCCAAAaagctcaaaaatacaattagggcCATTTGACAAAACGTAAACGTTAGTGGCCAAATTAATCATTAAACGTAATTTTTTAACCACATTAATAGTTGTACTTGGATTTTTTAAgacatgtttttcttttacaatgttttgaaaatagaaGACCAATAGAAAATTGACACTTGTatatatttggtcaaattttaatttaatttgaaaactataataaaaatattttcaatttgagatataagaaaaaatgtaaaatggaTCTACTCTCCTTTTGGAAAGGGATGggttttgataataaaattaaaaccaaattaagtttttttttgaattaaaataatttgctttttatttttattaaaatattcaactgTCTTCTCACTAACATGGAACCCGTGAGGCGAGACATTGGTTAGAAAACATCTTGCTCGATTTGTGGTCATGTTAAAGAAAGCACTCTTCATGTTCTCAAAGACCGTTCTGCGGTAAAAGAGGTGTGGAGACAAGTAATTCCTTCAAGCCATGATAGCAAGTTTTTCACTTCCAACATCTCGTATTGGTTCATTTCTAATTTACAATCTCATGAGATGTTGGGCTCCTTAAAAGTTAGTTGGGCAAGCATATTTTGTCTTATAGTGTAGAGAATTAGGAAGAATAGAAACATTTTCGTATTCCAAGGATTAACGTGGGAAGCGactgaaattattaaagtttctATGCAAGACAATTTTGGCTTACACATAACAAAAGACTTAAATCGAATACATGCCACTGTTCAAAGGAACTCTCTTTCGATAAATTGGATCCATTTGCATATCGATGGTGCAGTTAATTTGAGTGCAGGTTATGCATCTGCCGGGGGTGTGATATTGAATCATCAAGGGATCtggattatgggttttaatCATTATTTAGGGATGTGTTCGGCTTTTGACGTTGAGCTGTGGGGTATATTGGATGGTTTGACTCTCCTACAAGACCGAGATTTGAATAAGATCTTGATTCAAACGGACAACCTTGAGGTAATTCATGCTTTGTAGAGGGATGATTCAACTAGTTCGAGATCAGCATTGATTAGACAGATTCAATAATGGCTACTATTTAGCATTGGGTGGTCAGACATGTTCCAAGGGAGGTCAATCTAGTCGTAGATCGGATTGCTAAGATGGTATTTGTTGATTTGGAGGGAGTTAATGTTTTGGCAACTACTCCTACAGATCTGTTAGAAGCTCTTGAAAGTGATGGAGCTACtgatgttttttattttgtcagtgtagtttaattttttaagttttgttttttatcaCAAAAAAATGTGTTATCAAATCCAAGTTAAAGGACTaatgtggaaaaagaaaattcaggAATGAAGCCGAAAAGACAACAAGTTCAaggattaaatattattttttataaagtaagaaatattattatgagaATATTTATGTCTCattctttttacaaaataaaaatattgttattataaatattactacgtgtttatatttattttatatttttatataaaatttaggtttaatggtatttttagctctcaaactttttcaaaaaaatcaattaaacccctacgaattttttgcactcaattgagcCCTGAAGTAACAAAATTGGCCAAATAaggaaattgaattgtaatgaTTTGGTTTctagtggtgtcgaaaaatgTACTTTCAGGACCTCATTTCCATTAACCgagctcataaatattaaataatgatattttacaAAGTTAGTGtatagatgaattgaaatttggttaagCGATTTAACCGAAATTGTGAGTAATTATGACTCAGGGACTAAACTGTAAAATTTTAATCGCTATAgatatttaattagattaaggCTTGCGACTTAACTAGCAATTATCCAAAGGACTAAATGACTAATAGACCAATTTTAAATGGATGATTGTGGGATTTGTTGTTAAGtgtcattatattaattaattaaggattaaagtttaattaagcatgattaaaataattaattaggtttaattaaatttaatctaagtATATAAGTAAATTAAGTGGGGAAAAAAATGACAAtgtcatcatcttcttccccaaAGCCACCGTCTCcattttgagaaggaaagaGAAAGCTTTCAACCTAGTTTCATATTCGACCCTTAATTTCAAGTAAGTCTctatccatttttattttgtttttatggaaattgaaccatgagagcttgatttagctagcccatgcaccaatttgtaaaattgttaaagcttttaaaagttgtcattgttgagaattagatgaaattgatgtgaaattgttagaaattaagcttagtatataaaaatgactaaattgtaaagcttaattgttagggaccaaattgaataacatGAAAAATTGTCATGAAATGTTGGTAggtatagaaaataaaaggccCCTAATGAGCTATGGTGAAATCAGATTCTAATCCGAGAccctaaattgaaagttatgttgtcccgattttagagactaaattgaataaattgcaGAATTTGTGTAAGTTGGTATTTGATTATGAACTGGCTGAAAATTGATTGTATGGTATGTTTTGTGATTATTCAAAGTTAATGACAACACCGAACTGTcaagaggaaaaggaaaagagaaaatcatTGACGAGTGACGCACGAATCTCGGTTTGTATTTTATGATTTAGAATAGAAATATTTGATTGTATATGCATGCTTATTGATTGATTAGTCATTGAGGTGAGTCTATTGTGATATGTGGAATGGAAATTGagtagaaatatatataaggtatgatatgaaaacatgtatatagatgatgatttgaattataatatgtatatgactgaaaaatgatatatgtattgaattgtatatgaaaCTGAATATTAGCATTCTATTAACTAGTCgagctgagtcggatatagttggcatatCATAGGACGGATTGTGTGCGGGTTTATGTGCTTATGCGCCAGGATGCACTTCGTGTGCCAAGATGCACTTCGTGTGTCAGGATGCACTTCATGCGCCAATATGAACTTTACGTGCTAATTTCCCTTACTTCGATTTATTTGATAATGCATTTTGATGCCAatctggtgtgttggttggacgATCTGTGTATCCGTCTGAGTTTGAGTTAGGTTAATAGGGGCCATTAATGATAAGCTTAGTAATTTGTATCAAAAGGAATTGGTATGATACTAGAGAATcaaataagtttatatatgaattaagATGAAGGCAATATGTATCTTATTAtgcaaaacaattaaaaataagcCCTGGGGATCAAAGTGAATGTGAATGAGTCGGTAGaatccaaaatcaaattaaatggtAAGTATAAGGTAGGTAAATGAATTGATCATGGAAATTTAATTGAAGTAATGCCGTTGACATGTATGTATTTTTGTTATATCTTGATTGAGTATAAGTTCTAAATGATAATTGAAAGGTAGGTAGCAAAAGAATGGAATTGATAGGAAATGTTGTATTGTTGAATAATTTGGCTTACCATTTGGTATATGGATATCTTATATATGATCATACAAAGTTTACATTATGAGTTCATATGCCTTATGCCATGCTACTTATGCTATATTATGAtatcttgaatcatgaaagtaccaCCGAGCCCTATTGCTCAACATACGGTTTGTTTTCTCCGTGCGCAGGTTTAGGTACTCCTTGAAGTCCCGAGAATTGAAGTCAACATCCAAACCGTTGTTTTCGACTCAACAAAGTATGTATAATTCATTCCATTTTGGTCTTGTGGCACGTACCTAGGGACACTTTACTAAATGTTTCAAATGGTTAAGTTGTACATGTTGTGATTTTATGCAAATGTTTAGAAATTGTGTTTGGATATGTTCATATGGTTGATTTGGAGTCTCAAGGTTCATGGTTATACAAttgttagaatttttggttggtttttttAGAGTATAAATGGTAAAAGTTAGAATTAGTAGTTAATGTTTTTGGAGACTAccattttggcatattttgTCTTGCTTCCTCTTGGCAATTTGATGATTTGGTGGTTTGGGAATATGTAcacatgattttaagttgcttAAACTTGTAACAAGTTGATTTTGAAAGTAACAGTTTGTCATGTCGCGATGAAAACCCCCAACATCGCGATGAGAATTAGTTTAGGGCTCACGTTGCAACAATGTAGCCTCGAGGTCACAACAAACCCTAGTCAGTGAGTCATGTCATGACGAGGAAACTCCTAAAGTCGTGAGGTCAACTCGAAACTTTgtaatatttacaatttggtcctatttcgactccgaattagaaaaaagagcttttgtaagcttgtATAAGACCCGAAAATGATAATGcactatataattaaaaaaaatttaaaaaaagtataattatatattattgatctacaaatttgaatgatttaagtGTAAAGAAAGTGTAATtccatatttttgaaatttatctagttaattttttagttttaatataataatagtataaataaaaataatgcgTAATTCAAgatgaatataaataaacttaaatatttattgaatattatctatttaaatttttagttttgatataataataagtattttcttacatttaaataataaaaaattaaaacaataagatattacttatttataaattcaagaTGAATACAAAgtacaattcaatatttatttatatttagtgca of Gossypium raimondii isolate GPD5lz chromosome 3, ASM2569854v1, whole genome shotgun sequence contains these proteins:
- the LOC105796921 gene encoding uncharacterized protein LOC105796921, which gives rise to MAGHSDSSSSEKKSSEAMNDVPTFSTENMQNNMKVIYYSRTFMSIIGGVIAGILGFTGFMGFIFYFLVMAITSIGLIAKAKFSVHLYFDSWNRIILDGFMGGLMSFVLFWTFAYDIVHIF
- the LOC105796919 gene encoding uncharacterized protein LOC105796919 isoform X2, with the protein product MAHLQDGFSAQTLPIFNHSTALVMVFDMSHLSTFSALQDWISYTDIQNLEILICIGNKVDRVPGHPVHAEYAKRIHKLDDSSTHPSSDFTRYGISEAERSSLLENEDPSSDIRRKCLEWCIDHNIEFIEACALNADFDKCLSVDGDLQGVERLYGAISAHMWPGMVLKSGDMITEPSLPEKEDSSEEEPDYQFEYEVLSAGSAEPGNGIVEEWISASPANTFLDIGKSVDAGNSDSDCVQGNITRCEKEESHTFPTGSALGEKIDRMEPNAEEPGRASASEVDDGPHYEFEDLEQLMSEIGNIRSNLRLMPDFQRREMAAKLAIKMAAMFGGDSDDEEEI
- the LOC105796919 gene encoding uncharacterized protein LOC105796919 isoform X1, coding for MEENKEGSTKLKAQDETRNRPSIFVIGCPNVGKRTLISRLASVEFEEEDSSQVVVHGWTINTKYYTADVSLCMAHLQDGFSAQTLPIFNHSTALVMVFDMSHLSTFSALQDWISYTDIQNLEILICIGNKVDRVPGHPVHAEYAKRIHKLDDSSTHPSSDFTRYGISEAERSSLLENEDPSSDIRRKCLEWCIDHNIEFIEACALNADFDKCLSVDGDLQGVERLYGAISAHMWPGMVLKSGDMITEPSLPEKEDSSEEEPDYQFEYEVLSAGSAEPGNGIVEEWISASPANTFLDIGKSVDAGNSDSDCVQGNITRCEKEESHTFPTGSALGEKIDRMEPNAEEPGRASASEVDDGPHYEFEDLEQLMSEIGNIRSNLRLMPDFQRREMAAKLAIKMAAMFGGDSDDEEEI